AGACCGTCATGTTCATGCCTCCGAGAGAATCTTCTGGAGCTCCTTCAGCTCCTGGATCGTCAACAGTTGAGGCAGCGCCTGCTCCAGACGCCGCAGGGCATCGGGCGGATCCGGATCATTCGGACCGAAGCTGCGAACATTCACGCCGCTCATCATGATGAGGCGCGCGACACCGAAGCCGAGCTTGTGCTTTTCGACGAAGGTGGTGATGCGGCTGATCCTGTTGGCCATCGGATTCTCTTTCCTCGTTCGCCGGAAGCGCACCGCGAGGGCACTCACCGTGAGCGGACGACAATCTCCGTGAGCTCCTCATCCGTGAGGGGCAGGGGGTTGGCCTTCATGCTGCTGGCCGCCTTCGCCCGGGTCACGAGCATGGGGACGTCCGCCTCCGTCAGACCGTAGCGCCCCAGTCCTGGAACGCGCAGCGCCTGGCACAGCTCCCTCACCCAGGAGATGCCGTCCTCGGCCCGAGCCTCCGCTCGCCCGGTGAGCAGGACGGCCACTTCCTGGAAGCGCGGCAGCGCGGGGTGCGCGGGAGCACGGGCCCTCAGCGCGCGCAGGTTGACCTCCAGCACGGCCGGGAGCAGCGCCGCGCACACCGCGCCATGGGGTGCCTCGAACATGCCTCCCACCGGGGCCGCGAAGCCGTGCACCGCGCCCAGGCCCGAGTTGGCCAGGCACAGGCCCCCGAAGAGGCTCGCCAGCGCGAGGTCCTCCCGCGTCGCCGGGTCCGTGTCCTCCAACACCGCGCGTCGCAGCGAGCGGGCCGAGCGGACCATGCCCTCGCGGGCGAGCGCGTCGGAGAGCGGGTTGGCCCGCGCCGAGAGGAAGGGCTCGATGAGCTGGGAGAGCGCGTCCAGCCCGCTGGCGGCGAGCACCCCGGAGGGCGCACCCGCGAGCAGGTCCGGATCCACGATGGCCAGCCGGGGCAGCATGAGCGGGCTGCGCAGGCTCGCCTTCACCTGGGCGTCCTTCACCCCCAGCACCGCGTTGCGTGTCACCTCGGAGCCGGTGCCCGCGGTGGTGGGAATGGCGACGAGGGGCAGCGAGGGCTTCGTCAGCGGCAGGCCCCGGCCCACGACCTCCAGGTAGTCGAGCGGGTCTCCTCCGTTGGCGGCCAGCGCGGCGATGGCCTTGCCCGCGTCCAGCGCGCTGCCTCCGCCGAACGCCACCACCGCGTCACACCTCTCGGAGACCGCGGTGGCCGTTCCGTCCCGCGCCAGCTCCACGGTGGGCTCACCCTCCACCGCGAAGGTGACGCTGGAGAGTCCGAGCTGGTCGAGCCCCTGGCGCAGGGGTCCAGCGCGCGTGGGGTCCCTGCCCGTGACCAGCAGCACCCGGGTTCCGCCCAGGGCCTTCACCTCCCGGGGCACCTCCGCCAGCCGGCCCGCCCCGAAGAGGATGCGCGTGGCGGTGGCGAACTCGAAGCCGCTCAGGCCCATGTCACCACTCCCCGTCCTCGGGGAAGCGGTTGACGTACTTCCGGGACGTGCGCGGCTCGGCCATCATGGGCGCCACGGTGTCGCGCCAGGTCAGATAGTGGGCCGTCTCCTTGTGCGCGGCCGGCGCCTGGGGCGTCTTGTAGACCTCGACGAGCACGAACCGTGTCGGGTCCTCGGTGTCCTGGATGACATCGAAGCGGGCGATGCCCGGCTCCTTCACGCTCGCACGCGCATTGGCCAGGGTGGCTTCACGGAAGGCGTCCACGGATTCCGGCTTGACGTGGACGTGGACGTGGACGACCAGCAGGCTGTTGGACATGCGCCGAGGATACTAGAGAGGCTCCCCTCCGAGGGGGTTCTCCGTCAGCAGCGTGTCGAGCCGGATACGCTCGCCCCGTGGGGTACCCCGTGCGTCCGCATGGGCCGCGTCCAATACTCCCAGCATCGTGGACAGGGTTGTCTGATCGAGCACACAGTCCGGGGACACCTCGGGCAGCCCGGCTCCCCCGTCGAAGTTCTTCTCGCACGCGGAGACGGCCGCCGCGCCCCCCGGTTCCCGGTGGCGGATGGGCACCCCGTGCGAGCGGCACACCAGGGGCCGCCAGGCGTAGATGGCGCAGCGTCCATCCGCCTCGAGCGCCGGACAGGCCCCCGGCGGCGCCTGCTCCGCCCGAGACGCCAGCCGGGCGCGCTCCTCCTGGGGCAGGGAGGCGAGGCCCTCGCGGATGACGCTGGCCTCGAGCGCGGTGACGGACAGCCGCACCTGACAGCAGGCGGTGCAGCCCGCTCCGCACCGCATGGCGCCGCCGTAGCGTGACTGCACGCGGTGGAAGAAGGTGTCCACCTTGGTGACCAGCTCCTGGTACCGCTCGCGGATGGCCCGGGCCGCCGCGCTGTCCTGCTCGCTCATGGTGTCCCACCGTCGCACACGTGTTGCACCCGGGCCAAGGAAGCGCGGGGCCAGAGGGCTCGCCCTCGCGTGACGGCCCGCTCGGTGGGCGGGCCTGCGTTCGACCGGCATCCGGACTGCGGCTCTGTTATGCACGGACACGCATGGGGAGACTCTTCTTCACCGCTCTCATCAATCTGGGTGCCTACTTCGTCCTGCGCCGGCTGTGGCCGAGTCTCCGTGAGGGGTGGCGCCGTCAGGTGTTCCTCGGGCTGGCCGGGCTGTCGCTCCTGGCCTTCGCCCTTCCGCTGGTGCTCGGGTTCGGCGAGCACGGCGTGCTGCCGGTGGTGGGCATGCCGCTGAAGCTCTTCAGCTCGGGCTGGGTCATCGCGGTGGGGTTGGTGATGCTCCTGGGGTGGCCGCTCGCGCTCCTGCTCCGGCGGCGTGAGTCGGCCCCCGCGAGCGCGGCTCCCGTGGTCCAGATGACCGAGGGAGGGGCGGTCCTCGTGGCGGCGCCCGACGTCGACATGGAGCGGCGGAGCCTGCTCGTGGGCGCGGGGCGTGCGTTGCCGCTGTTGGCCGCGGCGACGAGCTCGGCGGGCCTGGTGGCCGGCTCCTCCGGCTTCGTGCTCCGCGAGCTGGATGTGCGGCTGCGCGGCCTGCCCCCGGCGCTGGACGGCTTCCGGATCGGGCAGATCACCGACGTTCACATCGGCACGTTCATCGACACCCAGTACCTGCGCGCCACGGTGGAGGCGATGAACCAGGCGTGGGTGGATCTCCAGGTGATGACGGGAGATCTGATCGATGATCTCTCGCAGCTGGACGAGACGATGGCCGCGCTCGAGACGTGCCAGGCGCGGCACGGGATGCTCGCCATCCTCGGCAACCACGAGCACTGGCGGGGCCTGCCCGCCGTCCTCGAGGCGTACGCGGCGAGCGCGCGCCGGGGAAGCCCGGTCCGCCTCCTGGTGGATGAGGCCCACGTGCTCGAGCATGCCGGGCACCGGGTGCGGGTGGTGGGCGTGGACTACCCCATCGGGCCGCGCCGCAGCGTGGGCGCGAAGGCGGAGCGCATGAAGCGCTCGGCGGAGGTCGCCTTCCGGGGCATGTCTCCGGACGAGCTGGTGCTCTGCCTGTCGCACCACCCGGACTTCTTCCCGCTCGCGGTGGAGCGGGGCGCGCGGCTCACGCTCTCCGGCCACACGCATGGCGGGCAGGTGGCGCTGCTGGGCATGCCGCTGTTCCGGTTCGCCTTCGACTACATGCTGGGGCGCTACCGGCGCGGGGACGGGCAGCTCTACGTGTCGGGAGGCACGGGGCACTGGCTGCCGTTCCGGATCGGCGTGCCGGCCGAGGTGACCATCGTCACGCTGCGCGCGGAGGCCTGAGCGCCTCGTCAGTCGCTCGTGGGCACGGTGCGGATGGGCGTCTCGTCGTCGGGGGGCGGCTGCGCTCCGCGCTGGCAGGCGAAGGCGAGCGGCGCGGCGAGTGCCTCCTGATACTCCGCTTCGGAGATGTCGCCTCCCTCGTACATGTCCGTGAGGAGATCGCTCACGACCTTCATCCAGGTGTCGGAGAGCGCTCCCCGGGAGCAGTAGCCGTGGTAGCGCACCGGGTTGGGGATGATGGTGGCGAGGAAGGCCGCCTCGCGGATGCTCAGCTCGCGTGCGTTCTTGTCGAAGTAGTGCCGCGCCGCCTCGCCAATGCCGTAGACGTCGGGGCCCCACTCGATGAGGTTGAGGTACACCTCGAGCAGCCGCTCCTTCGGCACCGAGGCCTCCAGCCCCAGCGTGAGGAGCGCTTCCTTCACCTTGCGCGCGTACGTCCTCTCCCGTGACAGGAAGAGGTTCTTCGCCAGCTGCTGGGTGAGCGTGGAGCCCCCGCGCAGCTTGTCGTCCTCGGGCGCCAGCACGATGTTCCGCAGCGACTCGAAGTCGAAGCCGTGGTGGATCCAGAAGGC
This is a stretch of genomic DNA from Archangium violaceum. It encodes these proteins:
- a CDS encoding metallophosphoesterase; amino-acid sequence: MGRLFFTALINLGAYFVLRRLWPSLREGWRRQVFLGLAGLSLLAFALPLVLGFGEHGVLPVVGMPLKLFSSGWVIAVGLVMLLGWPLALLLRRRESAPASAAPVVQMTEGGAVLVAAPDVDMERRSLLVGAGRALPLLAAATSSAGLVAGSSGFVLRELDVRLRGLPPALDGFRIGQITDVHIGTFIDTQYLRATVEAMNQAWVDLQVMTGDLIDDLSQLDETMAALETCQARHGMLAILGNHEHWRGLPAVLEAYAASARRGSPVRLLVDEAHVLEHAGHRVRVVGVDYPIGPRRSVGAKAERMKRSAEVAFRGMSPDELVLCLSHHPDFFPLAVERGARLTLSGHTHGGQVALLGMPLFRFAFDYMLGRYRRGDGQLYVSGGTGHWLPFRIGVPAEVTIVTLRAEA
- a CDS encoding antibiotic biosynthesis monooxygenase → MSNSLLVVHVHVHVKPESVDAFREATLANARASVKEPGIARFDVIQDTEDPTRFVLVEVYKTPQAPAAHKETAHYLTWRDTVAPMMAEPRTSRKYVNRFPEDGEW
- a CDS encoding YkgJ family cysteine cluster protein — protein: MSEQDSAAARAIRERYQELVTKVDTFFHRVQSRYGGAMRCGAGCTACCQVRLSVTALEASVIREGLASLPQEERARLASRAEQAPPGACPALEADGRCAIYAWRPLVCRSHGVPIRHREPGGAAAVSACEKNFDGGAGLPEVSPDCVLDQTTLSTMLGVLDAAHADARGTPRGERIRLDTLLTENPLGGEPL
- a CDS encoding iron-containing alcohol dehydrogenase, with amino-acid sequence MGLSGFEFATATRILFGAGRLAEVPREVKALGGTRVLLVTGRDPTRAGPLRQGLDQLGLSSVTFAVEGEPTVELARDGTATAVSERCDAVVAFGGGSALDAGKAIAALAANGGDPLDYLEVVGRGLPLTKPSLPLVAIPTTAGTGSEVTRNAVLGVKDAQVKASLRSPLMLPRLAIVDPDLLAGAPSGVLAASGLDALSQLIEPFLSARANPLSDALAREGMVRSARSLRRAVLEDTDPATREDLALASLFGGLCLANSGLGAVHGFAAPVGGMFEAPHGAVCAALLPAVLEVNLRALRARAPAHPALPRFQEVAVLLTGRAEARAEDGISWVRELCQALRVPGLGRYGLTEADVPMLVTRAKAASSMKANPLPLTDEELTEIVVRSR